The proteins below are encoded in one region of Hordeum vulgare subsp. vulgare chromosome 3H, MorexV3_pseudomolecules_assembly, whole genome shotgun sequence:
- the LOC123440591 gene encoding B3 domain-containing protein Os01g0905400-like: MVEMLEVIKQEQEYGTNQSQSVEEGSCKKVVGGGHEKEPRPSASVKMVKKTTRKQGVSDPQRKRACVDCTKRCARVHGRATASSSAKAPPAATLPSFFKVMTGSFSEKIVRTLQWCRDSSPEMHRCMQDVPPMFAKNISDLADTNVYLKDAFGLRWRVYLCARDGRLSFGHGWRNFVLDHAVAVGEFLVFRHVTRSVFAVQIFAKSACERLHLCEMSKRQSRKRKKNHENGSSVSDRTVKASKKNSEDKDKLTKKKQRACDLLDGDQCKALEYQGHMVDANTEVDSCGGCDFGPNAAQLTTPLAMMDLDDEITDDIFLTADAYEFETDLYSIPEVVEEFPVDNGIEAPVTHGETPGFSRPEMIGSRNCDSSLVLGLCQGEKSAGLKNEQMADARVTGAYSNAAVLGMDMTALPSNVLSEIREEKSSPRIDAAAPSSERATGNCKKDTDYYKLIEFPSEGNQRLSLLAQSLLNVVSAGRNVVCNLQELPCRLPVLPGRKKQGRKVVVLEDPVGRRWPVLYLCTPTFSGFVAGWADCRAENCLREGEACELQLRRGSYSELALRVLRVPGTTTSQ, from the exons ATGGTGGAGATGTTGGAAGTGATCAAGCAAGAGCAAGAATACGGTACGAATCAGAGCCAGAGCGTGGAAGAGGGGAGCTGCAAGaaggtcgtcggcggcggccacGAGAAGGAGCCGCGCCCGTCCGCGTCCGTCAAGATGGTGAAGAAGACGACGAGAAAGCAGGGCGTCTCCGACCCACAACGGAAGCGCGCTTGCGTGGACTGCACGAAGCGATGCGCCCGAGTTCACGGCCGCGCCACCGCTTCCTCCTCCGCCAAGGCTCCCCCGGCCGCCACCCTGCCGTCCTTCTTCAAGGTCATGACGGGCTCCTTCTCCGAAAAAAT TGTTCGTACACTGCAATGGTGCAGGGATTCCTCACCGGAGATGCACCGGTGCATGCAGGACGTACCGCCCATGTTTGCCAAGAACATTTCGGACCTGGCGGACACCAACGTGTACCTCAAAGACGCCTTCGGGCTCCGCTGGCGGGTGTACCTGTGCGCGCGCGACGGCCGCCTGTCCTTCGGGCACGGATGGAGGAACTTCGTGCTGGACCACGCCGTCGCCGTCGGCGAGTTCCTTGTGTTCCGGCACGTCACCAGGTCAGTCTTCGCCGTCCAGATCTTCGCTAAATCCGCATGTGAAAGGCTGCATCTGTGCGAGATGAGCAAGAGGCAGagcaggaagaggaagaagaaccaTGAGAACGGGAGCTCCGTCAGCGATCGCACGGTGAAAGCAAGTAAGAAGAACAGCGAGGATAAAGATAAACTCACTAAAAAGAAGCAGCGTGCTTGTGATCTGTTGGATGGTGATCAATGTAAAGCCCTGGAGTATCAAG GTCATATGGTGGATGCAAATACTGAAGTTGATAGCTGCGGGGGCTGTGATTTTGGGCCGAATGCAGCACAACTGACAACACCTTTGGCCATGATGGATCTCGACGATGAGATAACCGATGACATATTTTTGACAGCTGATGCGTACGAGTTCGAAACAGATCTTTATAGTATTCCAGAAGTAGTGGAAGAATTTCCTGTGGACAATGGCATTGAAGCGCCCGTTACACACGGCGAAACTCCCGGTTTCAGTCGTCCCGAGATGATCGGTTCACGGAACTGTGACTCTTCCCTGGTACTTGGCCTCTGTCAAGGAGAGAAATCAGCAGGCCTGAAAAATGAACAGATGGCTGATGCAAGGGTAACAGGTGCATATAGTAATGCTGCAGTGCTTGGCATGGACATGACCGCCTTGCCCAGCAACGTGTTGTCAGAAATTCGAGAAGAGAAGTCCTCTCCTCGTATTGATGCGGCAGCGCCTTCCAgtgaacgtgcaacgggcaattgCAAGAAGGATACAGATTATTATAAGTTAATAGAGTTTCCTTCCGAGGGTAACCAA AGATTGTCTCTGCTAGCCCAAAGCCTGTTGAACGTGGTGAGCGCAGGCAGAAACGTCGTATGCAACCTGCAG GAGCTCCCTTGCCGGCTGCCGGTGCTGCCGGGGAGGAAGAAGCAGGGGAGGAAGGTGGTGGTGCTGGAGGACCCGGTCGGGAGGCGATGGCCGGTGCTCTACCTGTGCACCCCGACCTTCAGCGGCTTCGTGGCCGGGTGGGCCGACTGCCGCGCGGAGAACTGCCTGCGGGAGGGCGAGGCCTGCGAACTCCAGCTCCGCCGCGGTAGTTACTCCGAGCTGGCGCTCCGGGTGCTGCGCGTGCCCGGAACTACTACTTCTCAGTAG